The segment TGGCCGGTCACGGCGGCGCGCAGGGCGGTGTTCGGGCCTCGGCCGTCCTCGGCCCGGGCGGCGTGCCACAGCGCCTCGGTGCCGAGGTCGAGGCCGCCGCCCCAGTCGCCCGAGATCCGGCCCAGGGCGGCGAAGCCGGTGGTGCGGCCGTCGGGGGCGACGCCGACGCAGTTGATGCCGGTGCCGCAGACCACGCCGACGCCCCAGGGCCGGGTGGCGCCGGCCCGCAGGACGGCGTGGGTGTCGTTGTCCACCCGTTGGGCGACCGCCCACCGGCGGGCGCCGACGGCATGCCGCAGGGCCTGGACCTCGTGCGGCAGGTCGGCCCCGGCGAGAAAGGCCGTGATCGCGTCGGCCATGACACCGGCCCGCACGCCCGCCTCGGCCATCGCCTCACCGTGCAGCGCGGCCAGTGCGTCCATGGCGGCCTCGACGCCGACGACCTGCGGCCGGAATCCGCCGCCCCTGGCGCGGCCCAGGAGCGTGCCGTCCGCCCTCAGCACGGCGACGTCGGTCTTGGAATTGCCGCCGTCGACGGCCAGCAGCAGCCCGGTCCTCATCGGGCCCACCACAGGTGTGCGCGGTTGGCGGCGACGAGCCTGCCCGCCAGTTCCTCGGCGACTGAGACCTGGCCGACCAGTGGGTGGGCCAGCAGGGCGGTGGCGACCCGCTCCACACCGCCGTGCAGGGCGGCGTCCAGGGCCAGTTCCTCGTAGGCCGTCACATGGGAGATGAGCCCGGAGAACAAGGGCTCGACGGCGGCGACGGGCAGCGGCGTCGCGCCGTGGGCGCCGATGTGGGCCGGGACCTCGATGACGGCCTCGTCGGGGAGGAAGGGCAGCGTGCCGTTGTTGCGTACGTTGGCGACCCGGACCTCACCTGTGTCGGCGGTGAGGGCGTGCACGAGCTGGACGGCGGCCTCGGAGTAGTAGGCGCCGCCGCGCTGGTCGAGCAGGGCGGGCTTCTCGGCCAGGGCGGGGTCGGCGTACATCTTCAGCAGGTCGCTCTCCATCGCGGAGACCTGTTCGGCGCGCGAGGGTTCGGCCAGCTGCTCGCGGAGGACCTCATCGTGGGCGTAGTAGTAGCGCAGGTAGTAGGAGGGGACGACGCCGAGCCGGCGGACCACGTCGAGCGGCATGCGCAGCCGGTCCGCGAGGGCCTGGCCGTGCTCGTCGAGGATCCGCGGCAGGACGTCCACGCCGTCGAGCCGTACCGCCCGCTCCCAGGTCAGGTGGTTGAGGCCGACGTGGTCCAGGGCGACCCGCTCGTGGTCCACGCCGAGCCAGTCGGCGAAGGTGCGCTGGAAGCCGATGGCTACGTTGCACAGGCCGACCGCCTTGTGGCCGGCGTCGAGGAGGGCCTTGGTGACGATGCCGACCGGGTTGGTGAAGTCGACGATCCAGGCGTTCGGCGCTCGCTTGGCGACCCGTTCCGCGAGGTCCAGGACCACCGGGACGGTACGCAGGGCCTTGGCCAGGCCTCCGGCGCCGGTGGTCTCCTGGCCGATGCAGCCGCATTCGTGCGGCAGGGTCTCGTCGACGTGCCGGGCGGCCTGGCCGCCGATCCGCAGCTGGAACAGGACGGCGTCGGTGCCGTCGATCCCGGCGTCCGGGTCGGCGGTGGTGGTGATCCTGGCGGGGCTGCCCTGGCGGGCCAGGATGCGCCGGGCGAACGGGGCGATGACCGCGAGGCGCTCCGGGTCGGGGTCGACCAGGGCGATCTCGGTGACGGGGAGCCCCAGCCGGGCGAATCCGTCGACGAGTTCGGGGGTGTAGGTGGATCCGCCACCGACAACGGTGATCTTCAACCTTTGACTCCTGTCAGTGTGACGCCCTCGATGAAGGCCTTTTGCGCGAAGAAGAACACGATGATCACCGGCGCCATCGCGATGAGGGTGGCCGCCATGGTCAGGTTCCACTGCACGGCGTGCGAGGTCTTGAAGGTCGCCAGGCCCACGGCCAGGGTCCAGTGGGCGGGCGTCTCCCCGGTGTAGATCAGCGGCCCGTAGTAGTCGTTCCAGGCGTTGAAGAAGGAGAAGAGCCCGACCGCGACGAGCGCCGGACGCATCATCGGCAGAACGACCCGGGTGAGGACCCGCAGTTCGCCGCAGCCGTCGATGCGGGCCGCGTTGAGGTAGTCCTCGGGGACGGTGAGCAGGAACTGGCGCAGCAGGAAGACCGAGAAGGCGTCCCCGAACAGCGACGGGAGCACCAACGGCCAGATCGTGCCGGTCAGATGCATCCGGGCCCACATCAGGTACATGGGGATGACCAGGACCTGGGGCGGCAGCATCATCATGGTGATGACGCACAGGAACGCCGCGTTGCGCCCCCTGAACCGCAGCCGCGCCAGCGCGTACGCGATCGGGACGCTGGACAGCAGTGTGGCGGCGGTGGCGGCGACCGCGTAGAGCACGGTGTTGGCGAGCCAGGTGCCGACCGGCGCGGTGCTGAAGACCGTCCGGTAGTTGGACCACTGCCAGTGGTGGGGCCACAGGTTCGTGGTGAGGGACTGTCCGTCGGTCATGACCGAGGTCAGGAAGATGAACACGATCGGGCCGATGAAGGCGCAGGCCAGGCCGACGGCGACGGCGTGTTCGGCGATCCAGACCAGCTTGCGCCGACGGCTCGCCCGGCCGCGTGCGGCCCGGTGGGGTGATGCGGCGCGCGCGGGGCGGGCGGGTGCGGGAGCGTAGGTGGTCGTCATCGCGGTGCCTCCTCGATGTCGAAGCCGGAGGCGCGGCGGAGCAGGACGACGGTGAAGGCCATCGCCACCACGAAGAGCACCACGGCCAGCGCGCAGGCGTAGCCCGCGTGGAACTGGTTGAAGCCGGCGATGTAGAGCTGCTGGGGAAAGGTGAGGGTGGAGCCGTCCGGATAGCCGGGTGCGGGCTGGATGTTGCCGTTGGCGACCTGGGAGGCGACCATCGCCTGGGTGAAGTACTGGAGTCCGGCGATCACTCCGGTGACGGTCGCGAACAGCACGACCGGTGAGATCGTCGGCAGCGTGACGTAGCGGAACCGCTGCCAGGATCCGGCGCCGTCCAGTTCGGCGGCCTCGTACAGCTCGGCGGGCACCTCCAGCAGGGCGGCCAGGAAGATGACCATCATCGTGCCGCTGCCCCACAGGGCGAGCAGGGTCAGGGCAGGTTTGGACCAGTCCGGCGAGTTGAACCACAGCGGGCCGTGGATGCCCAGCAGGCCCAGGATCCGGTTCATCGGCCCGGAGTTGGGGTTGAACATGCAGACGAAGGCGACGGTCGCGGCGACCGGCGGGGCCAGCGCGGGCAGGTAGAACAGGGTACGGAACAGGCTCGCCCCGGCCTTGAGCCGGGCGGTGACCATGGCCACGCCGAGGGCGAAGAGCACCTGCGCCGGGACCATGATCACCACGAGCCAGCCGGTGTTGCGGATGGCGTGCCAGATCAGCGGGTCGCCGTCCAGCAGGTAGCGGTAGTTGCGGAGCCCCACGAACCGGGCCGGGGAGATCATGTTCGAGTTGGTGAAGGACAGCCAGACCGTCATGACCAGGGGGTAGACCAGGAAGACGGCGAAGCCGACCAGTCCCGGCGCCAGGAACAGCAGGACGCGCAGCCGGTTGCGGCGCAGCCGGGCCCTCAACGGTGCGGTGGCGAGCGGGAGTCGGGTGACGGGATACGTGCTCATGACGTGCTCTCCGTTCACTGCCCCAGCTGGAGCGCGGCGTTGTTCTGCTTGTCGACGGCGACGAGGCCGGCCTTCAGGTCGGTCACGCCACCGCTCTGCCACTTCTCCACGAAGTGGCCGAAGTTGGTGAGATAGGCGCCGCCGTCGGGGCTCGCCGGGGTCGTGGTGGTGAGCGGGTTCTTGAAGACCTCCAGGAACGGCGCGAAGTGCGCGTCCTTGGAGAGCATCAGCGTGGGTGAGTTGAGAGCCGCGATGGTGGTGGGTACGTTGCCGATCGCGTCGGCCAGCGTGGTCACCGCGTCGGTGTCGGTGGTGAGGTACTTGATCAGCTTCCAGGCCGCGCCCGGGTGCTCGGCGCCGCGCGGCATGCCGATCACGTTGCCGCCGACGTATCCGGCGCCGTGGAGTTCCGGCTTGCCGTCGGCGGCCGGCATCGCCGCGGTGCCGTAGTCGACGCTCGACTTGTCGTTCTTGATGAACGCGTTGCGCCACTCGCCGTCGACCATCATGGCCAGCTTGCCGGTCTCGAAGGCGTTCTGGGCGGAGAACTCGTCCCCCATGCCCGCCTTGAAGGTGACGAGCTTCTTCGCGCCGAACCAGTCGACCAGCTTCTTCTGCCAGGTCAGCGCCTGCGCGAAGGCGGGATCGCCACCGACGTTGGACTGGCCGTCGGCGGTGAGCCACTTGCCGCCCCAGCTGGGTACCAGATGCTCGGTGAGCATCCCGTAGGCGCCCAGGTAGGGCATGAACCCGGCGGTCCTGATCGAGCCGTCCGCGTTGAAGGTGGTGAGCTTCTTGGTGTCCTCGACCAGTTCGGACATGGTCCTGGGCGGGGCGGTTATCCCGGCCTGGGCGAACAGCTTCTTGTTGTAGTACAGGCCGAAGGTGTCCGCGAGCCAGGGCATGGTGCAGCGTTTGCCACCGAAGGCGGTGTACGACTGGACGGCCTTCGGGATCTGGGCCATGTCGACGTCGTCGGCCTTGATGTCCGGGGTGAGGTCCTGGAACGCTCCGCTGGAACACCAGCCGCCGACGTTGGCGGCGTTGAACGAGGCCGCCACATCGGGCGCGGTGCCGCCGCGGATGGCCTGGTTGACCTTGTCGTCGGTCTGGGCGGCGACGGCCTTGACGGTGATGTAGGGGTACTTCTTGTGGAACCTGGCCAGCACGGAGTTGACCGAGGTGATCTCGTGGGGGGAGCTGAAACCGTGCCAGAAGGTGATGGTGACCGGCGTGGTGTCGCCGGCGCCGGTGTCCGCCTTCGACGAGGCGCCACCGGTGCTGCATGAGGCGGTCAGCAGGGCCGTGGCCGCGATCAGCGACGTGGCCAGGGTGCGGCGGGCGGTACAGCGGGCGACGCGGCGGGCGGTGCGGGTGACGGGTCTGCCACGGGACTCGGACATGGGACCTCCGGCGAATTTGCTTACCACTTATTGACCAGTGGCCACATGTTGGGGCACCATCTGGTTAGTGTCAAGCAAGTCCGTCGCAGGAAAGAGCCGGAGATAAGCCATCAAAACGTTACATTGCTCCACAGCAAGAGTGACCACTGGTAAGGAAAGTTGGTAAGAATGGTCAGCGGTGAGAGTCGTTGGGAGAAGCGGGAGCGGATCCGCACCCACCTCCTCGACCTGGTCGAGGAGACCGGGACCGGTCGCCCCATCCCCGGCGAACGGCAACTGTGCGAGGAGCTCGGGGTGTCCCGCCCCACCCTGCGCTCGGTGGTCGACGACCTCGTCCGCGACGGCCTGCTGGTACGCGAGCACGGGCGCGGCGTCTTCGTCGCCAGGGCGAAGGTCGCCCAGCACCTGAGCGGCCCCGCCCCCGGCCAGGGGCAGGGCCAGGGCCTGGGCGTCGGCGGTGTGGACGGCACCTGGGCCAGCCGCACCCTGGACTTCAAGACCGTCGCCGCGGGGCCCAGGATCGGCCGCCGGCTGGGCACGGCGCCCAGCGAGCAGATTCTGCGGATCACCCGGCTGCGGACGGTGGACGGCGACCCGATGTGTGTGGAGACCCTGCATGTCCCGCACGCGCTGGTCCCCGGGCTGACCGCCCGCGACCTGGAGACCGACTCCTTCTACCGCCTGCTGAGCCGGCGGTACGAGATCCTGCTCACCGACGCCTCGCAGAGCATCGAGCCGACCGTGGTCGACGAGTGGGAGGCCGAACTGCTCGGCGTGTCCGTGCACACCCCTGCCCTGCTGTTCGAACGGGCGGCCAGGGCCGCCGACGGCCGGGTCGTGGAGTTCACCCGCTCCGTCTACCGGGGTGACCGCTACCGCATTTTCACCCGGCTGTCGCTGGCCGCCCAGCCCGACGGCGGACGCGTGGTCGACGGCTCCTGGTCGGCGGCCACCACCGTCCCCGGCGCCGACACCCTGGTCTTCGACCCTTACTGGAGCAGCTAGGCGCTCCGCTGGAAGTGCCGCGAGATGCCGTCGATCGTCTGCGGCACCAACATGGCTGGTCGCGCAGTTCCCCGCGCCCCTTCAGGGCGATGGCGAACCGTAGACGACTTCGCCGGACCTGCTCAGACACCCGCGCCGGTCGTCCGGCCGACGCGGCGATCCCGCACGCCCCCTCCCGAAAGGACGCCTCATGTTTCGCCATGCACTCACCGTGACCGGCGCCGTCGCCTGTACGGTCACGACGCTGCTCGCCTGTACGGCCTCCCTTCCGGCCGCCGCCGATTCCTCCGTCACCGCGGGCATACAGCTGCAGACCTGGCTGTACCCCGGATCGGCCGGCGACTCCCAGTGCACCGCGCCGAGCGAGTACGCCGACGACAGGGTGAAGGACGGCGCGCTCAACCCCGAGTACTGGACGATCGGCGACAACGGATCGGTCACCCTGGAGACCACCGCCGACGGCTTGTGCAACACCTACAGCGCCGCCAACGTCGCCGACCTCAAGGCACACTCCGCGTACCAGTACCCGACGCTCTCGGGCATGACCACCGCCACCGTTCACGCCCTGGTCAAGAGCAAGAGCGCCCGCACGGCGGCCGTCACCAAGGTCACCTCGCTCGTCAACAGCGCCGGGCTCAGCGGTGTGGACGTCGACATGGAGGACTACTGGTCCTGGAGCGCCGCCGACTTCACCAACTACAAGACCTTCCTCGGCCAGCTCGCCACCGCCCTGCATGCCAACGGCAAGCGCCTGCAGGTCGACGCGCCGGCGATGACCGAGGACGCCTCCTTCTACGACTACGCGGCCGTGGTCGCCACCGGCGTCGACGATCTGGTGATCATGGCGTACGACGAGGAGTTCGACACCGCGTCCGGTGACCGCTGCCTGCCGATCAGCCCGTACGACTGGCTCAAGAAGGTCACCACCTACGCGCAGAGCAAGGTCCCCGACCCCGACCAGCTGATCATCGGCCTGCCCTCCTACGGCTACAGCGCGCCCGACCCCTGCGACCTGAACTCCGTCACCGGCAACATCCAGTTCAGCGCCATGAAGGAGAGCCCCGGCTTCTCCACCGACGCGGCCACCATCGAAAGCCGCCGCGACCCCTCCTCCGGCGAGATCCGCTGGACCTCCGGCGGCATCCTCTACGACTACGTCGACAGCACTGCCATGAACAGCAAGCTCGCCGTCCTGAAGGACCTCGGCGTCACCAAGGTCTCCGTGTGGTCCCTCGGCGGCGGCAACCCCTGGTTCTCCGGCTGACCCCTCCCCCGTCCACGCGCGGCGGGCACCCTCCGGTGCCCGCCGCTGCGGCATCCCGCGCGGTCAGCAATCCGGGTAGAACGTGCTCAGGCCCGAGCTCGGCAGGTTGCTCGGGGTGTCGTCATCGGTCTGGTCCGCATAGACGCCGTACTTGCCCGACTCGGCGGTCGCGTCGGCGAGTCCCGTGTCCCCGCTGCCGAGGCGGGCCTGCGTCTGATAGACCCCGTCGCCGGCGTAGCTGAAGACCGCCAGGTCCGGGTAGGCGTCGTGATCGTAGTCGGCCACGGCGACACCACGTGTCTCGCCGAGGTCGAGATGCCGGGTGTGCTGTCCCCGGCCGGAGGCCGAGAAGGGGCCCGACACAAGTTCGGCCACGGTCGGCTCGATCGCGTCGTCTCCCTGCTTCTTCCCGGTCGCCACGACCACCAGGTCCATCCAGCCGTCCCCGTCGAAGTCGGCCACCGCCGCCAGCACGTCCTCCTCTCCGGAGCCGGAGCCGGAGCCGCCGACCAGCTTCCGCACCCCGGCCGGCGTGCCGTAGCCCGTCTCCTTGCCGAGCGCGACGATCAGTCGGGCACCGGTGTGGGAGGGGTCGGACACACGGTCCGCGACACCGTCGCCGTCGATGTCGGCCAGCAGATCCCCCGACGTCGACACGCACGACGTGACCGAGGGCCTGCCCGTGGGACGTGCGGGCGCCCCTACCGCGGACTCACCGCAGGCGCCGAGCAGGGCGGCGGCTGTCGCCAGGGCAGCCGTCTGCCTGAACAGCCGTGTACGCCCGCTCGGATGGCTCGTTATTCGCATGACTGTGACCGGCACCTTTCAGGCAGCGGAGGATGATCGGCCGAAGCCCCGAGCGTAGGCCGCGACGGCGCCGGTCCGGGAGGTGATCACGGCGGGGCGGTCAGGGCAGGGTCAGGACGCGGGGGCCGTCCTCGGTGATCGCGACCGTGTGCTCGATGTGGGCGGCCCGGCTGCCGTCCTTGGTGAGCAGGGTCCAGCCGTCGGTGCCGGTGCGGTAGTCGTCGCTGCCGCCGGCCATGAGCATCGGCTCGATGGCCAGGGTCAGTCCGTGGCGGAGCGGGAAGCCGCGGCCGGGGCGGCCCCGGTTGGGGACGTGGGGGTCCTCGTGCATCCGGCGGCCGATGCCGTGGCCGCCGAAGTCGGCGGGCATCCCGCAGCGTGCGGACCGGGCGACGGAACCGATGGCGTGGGAGATGTCGCCCATGCGGTTTCCCGGGACGGCGGCGGCGATGCCCGCGTCGAGTGCCTGCTGAGTGGCGTCGATCAGCTCCAGGTCGGCCGGGCGAGGCGTACCGACGGTGAAGCTGACGGCGGCGTCACCGGTCCAGCCGTCCAGCTCCGCGCCGCAGTCGATGCTGACCAGGTCGCCGTCGCGCAGCCGGTAGCCGGTGGGGACGCCGTGGACGATGGCGTCGTTGACCGAAGCGCAGATCACCGCGGGGAAGGGCGTCGGGGCGAACGAAGGCCGGTAACCGAGGAACGGTGAGCGGGCTCCGGCCCTGGCCAGAACAGCGCGGGCCGCCTCGTCCAGTTCCCGCAGGGACACCCCCACGCCTGCCGCTTCCCGCACGGCGGCGAGTGCCTGGCCCACGACCCGCCCGGCCTCCCGCATCATCTCCAGCGCCGCGTCGGTCTTGATCTCCACCATGTCCCGCAACTCCCAGTCCCACGCACCCGGTCCCAATTCTTATACCGGTATTAGTATCACGGGCATGGTGAGGAATCCTTTGACCCTGTTGGAACGCCAGCGCGGCGAGCGGTTCGGCGCACTGCTGCGCCGCGCGCGCGGCGAGCGGAGCATGGTGGAGATCGCCGCGGCGGCCGGCGTATCGGCGGAGACGCTTCGCAAGATCGAGACCGGCCGGGCGCCGACACCGGCCTTCTTCACGGTGGCGGCCCTCGCCGCCGCGCTGGGGGTGTCCCTGGACGAGCTGGCCGCCGCATGCGCGCAGGACGCCGCCCTGGAGGAACCGGCGCTGTCGGCCTGAGTGCGCGACACGGTAGCTGATCGTTTTCATGTCCGGAAGAACCTGTTCGAGGCCGTCGAGAAGGGCGTGGCCGCGCACCGCTCCTGCCTGGCCGCCTCGGCCGGTGCCCCCGAGCCCGCTCCGGACGCGGCCACCGACGTGGTGCCGCCCGAGAGCACGCGGGCCGCGGCGGTCCGCAATCGGTACGCCGCCTACCTCAACCAGCGATGGAACGGGGCTGCACCGACAGCGGACGTCTCTGCCGCGAGCTTCAGCAGCTTGGCTACCTCGGCAGCGCGCAGCGTCCGCGGCCTTCGCGGTCCAGGGTGTTGCCGTTGGAGTGTCCTGCGGGCGAGCGGATCCGGCGCCACCCTGCGCAAGGTGCGCGGCTAAGGTCGACTCCTGCGGTTACAACAACACCAGCGCGGACTCCAAGGTCTGCCGAAGCTCTACTGAGACCGGCTGCACGAGAACAACGGCAAGGACCACACATGACGGACGCGCCCGTACGGATCGGACTGGCCGGCTACGGCTTCGGCGGCCGGTACTTCCACGCGCCGCTGCTCGCCTCCACCCCGGACTGCGAGTTTCTCGGGGTGGTCACCACCTCCCCCGAACGCCGCAAGCAGATCGCCGGCGAGCTCGGCCGGCCGGCGTACGACTCGTTGCAGGAACTGGCCCGGGCCGGAGCCGAGGCGGTCGCGATCTCCACCCCGGCGGCCACCCACATCCCACTGGCCCAGGAGGCGCTGAGACTGGGCCTGGCGGTGGTCTGCGACAAGCCGTTCGCGCTCGACGCCGCTTCCGCGCGGGAGACGACGGAGCTGGCGGAGCGGCTGGGGGTTCCACTGACGGTCTATCAGAACCGGCGCTGGGACTCCGACTTCCTGACTCTGCGCCGGCTCGTGGCCGAGGGCGCACTCGGCACCCTGACCCGCTTCGAGTCGCGTTTCGAGCGGTTCCAGCCCGAGCCCGGCCCGCCGGCCGCGGGAGGCGGCACCCTGCTCGACTTCGGCAGCCACCTGGTCGACCAGGCACTCGTACTGTCCGGGCCGGTCGAGCGGGTGTACGCGGAGATGCGGAGCCGCGACGGCGGCGAGGGGTCCGAAGTCGGGCTCGACGAGGACGTCTTCGTCGCGCTGACCCACCGCAGCGGAGCCCGGTCACATCTGTCCGGCAGTTGGCGGCAGGGCGCACCCGGCCCCCGCTTCCGCGCCACCGGGACCACGGGGACGTACGTGGTCGACGGCGTGGACGGCCAGGAAGCCCTGCTGGTCGCGGGTGCCTCACCGGCCTCGGAGGGTGAGCGCTGGGGCATCGAGCCCGAGCAGCGCTGGGGCCAGGTGCTGCGCGGCGACCACGCCGAGCCCGCACCGTCCGCCCGCGGCGCATGGGACCTCTTCTACCCGGCCTTCGCCGCCGCGCTCCGTGGCACCCGCCCGCTGCCGGTAGACCCCTGGGATGCCGTGACCACCGCGACCGTACTGGACGCCGCGCGCACCAGTGCCACCACCGGCGAGGTCGTACGCCTGCCCTGAATCTGCGCCCACTGCGAACCGGTCAATGGCCCGCTCGAACCGACGCCCAGATGATCGGAACGAAACGGACGATCCCGCGGAGGCGCGGGAAGCGCCGAAACTTCACTCCGTGGAGGGCAGGCTCACGTACCGGTTCGGCTGCGGGACCCGTCGCCGGAAGCCGTTACCGGGTGGTCGCCAAGGGCAGCGGGGCGAAGCTGTGCCGCTCCCACAGCCGGCGGGAGGCCTCCTCGGGATACGCGGCGACCGAGGGCTCGATGTCGAGGAGTTGGACGAGGCGCTGTTCGGTGTCGTACGCGGGCCAGCCCGGGTCTCCTGTCGTGGCGAAGGCGGTCCAGGCGGAGCGGAAGCGAGCGGACAGCGCCTCGGTCTCGGGTGACGGGGTGGGGCCGATCAGCATGCCGCCGAGGCCGCCGTAGACCCCGAAGGTCAGGGGCACGTCCAGGCCGTGGCAGGCGCCCAGGGCACCGCCGTTGGCCGGGGCGGGGAAAGTGAGTTCGTACAGATGCGCCCGGCCGCCACCGGCCACGTGCGCCTCGGCAAGGTGCAGCGAGGGCATGCGGAACAGCCAGTCGGACTGGACGAGTTCGAACAGGTACTCCGCGGAGGCGTCGGGGAACGCGGCGCGGTAGGCCTGCTCGG is part of the Streptomyces sp. NBC_01262 genome and harbors:
- a CDS encoding GntR family transcriptional regulator; the protein is MVSGESRWEKRERIRTHLLDLVEETGTGRPIPGERQLCEELGVSRPTLRSVVDDLVRDGLLVREHGRGVFVARAKVAQHLSGPAPGQGQGQGLGVGGVDGTWASRTLDFKTVAAGPRIGRRLGTAPSEQILRITRLRTVDGDPMCVETLHVPHALVPGLTARDLETDSFYRLLSRRYEILLTDASQSIEPTVVDEWEAELLGVSVHTPALLFERAARAADGRVVEFTRSVYRGDRYRIFTRLSLAAQPDGGRVVDGSWSAATTVPGADTLVFDPYWSS
- a CDS encoding glycosyl hydrolase family 18 protein, translated to MFRHALTVTGAVACTVTTLLACTASLPAAADSSVTAGIQLQTWLYPGSAGDSQCTAPSEYADDRVKDGALNPEYWTIGDNGSVTLETTADGLCNTYSAANVADLKAHSAYQYPTLSGMTTATVHALVKSKSARTAAVTKVTSLVNSAGLSGVDVDMEDYWSWSAADFTNYKTFLGQLATALHANGKRLQVDAPAMTEDASFYDYAAVVATGVDDLVIMAYDEEFDTASGDRCLPISPYDWLKKVTTYAQSKVPDPDQLIIGLPSYGYSAPDPCDLNSVTGNIQFSAMKESPGFSTDAATIESRRDPSSGEIRWTSGGILYDYVDSTAMNSKLAVLKDLGVTKVSVWSLGGGNPWFSG
- a CDS encoding N-acetylglucosamine kinase: MRTGLLLAVDGGNSKTDVAVLRADGTLLGRARGGGFRPQVVGVEAAMDALAALHGEAMAEAGVRAGVMADAITAFLAGADLPHEVQALRHAVGARRWAVAQRVDNDTHAVLRAGATRPWGVGVVCGTGINCVGVAPDGRTTGFAALGRISGDWGGGLDLGTEALWHAARAEDGRGPNTALRAAVTGHFGLRTVADVTAALHSGELPALRLSELCPAVFVACDDGDPIAAGLVDRLAAEVAQVAVTVLGRLGLDRMPEPEVVLGGSVLAAGHRRLLDGVERRLLAAVPAARPVVCVDPPILGAALAALDLHPCPDPAAEARLRAGFRGSGGR
- a CDS encoding Gfo/Idh/MocA family protein, with the protein product MTDAPVRIGLAGYGFGGRYFHAPLLASTPDCEFLGVVTTSPERRKQIAGELGRPAYDSLQELARAGAEAVAISTPAATHIPLAQEALRLGLAVVCDKPFALDAASARETTELAERLGVPLTVYQNRRWDSDFLTLRRLVAEGALGTLTRFESRFERFQPEPGPPAAGGGTLLDFGSHLVDQALVLSGPVERVYAEMRSRDGGEGSEVGLDEDVFVALTHRSGARSHLSGSWRQGAPGPRFRATGTTGTYVVDGVDGQEALLVAGASPASEGERWGIEPEQRWGQVLRGDHAEPAPSARGAWDLFYPAFAAALRGTRPLPVDPWDAVTTATVLDAARTSATTGEVVRLP
- the map gene encoding type I methionyl aminopeptidase, whose amino-acid sequence is MVEIKTDAALEMMREAGRVVGQALAAVREAAGVGVSLRELDEAARAVLARAGARSPFLGYRPSFAPTPFPAVICASVNDAIVHGVPTGYRLRDGDLVSIDCGAELDGWTGDAAVSFTVGTPRPADLELIDATQQALDAGIAAAVPGNRMGDISHAIGSVARSARCGMPADFGGHGIGRRMHEDPHVPNRGRPGRGFPLRHGLTLAIEPMLMAGGSDDYRTGTDGWTLLTKDGSRAAHIEHTVAITEDGPRVLTLP
- a CDS encoding ABC transporter substrate-binding protein encodes the protein MSESRGRPVTRTARRVARCTARRTLATSLIAATALLTASCSTGGASSKADTGAGDTTPVTITFWHGFSSPHEITSVNSVLARFHKKYPYITVKAVAAQTDDKVNQAIRGGTAPDVAASFNAANVGGWCSSGAFQDLTPDIKADDVDMAQIPKAVQSYTAFGGKRCTMPWLADTFGLYYNKKLFAQAGITAPPRTMSELVEDTKKLTTFNADGSIRTAGFMPYLGAYGMLTEHLVPSWGGKWLTADGQSNVGGDPAFAQALTWQKKLVDWFGAKKLVTFKAGMGDEFSAQNAFETGKLAMMVDGEWRNAFIKNDKSSVDYGTAAMPAADGKPELHGAGYVGGNVIGMPRGAEHPGAAWKLIKYLTTDTDAVTTLADAIGNVPTTIAALNSPTLMLSKDAHFAPFLEVFKNPLTTTTPASPDGGAYLTNFGHFVEKWQSGGVTDLKAGLVAVDKQNNAALQLGQ
- a CDS encoding 6-phospho-beta-glucosidase; its protein translation is MKITVVGGGSTYTPELVDGFARLGLPVTEIALVDPDPERLAVIAPFARRILARQGSPARITTTADPDAGIDGTDAVLFQLRIGGQAARHVDETLPHECGCIGQETTGAGGLAKALRTVPVVLDLAERVAKRAPNAWIVDFTNPVGIVTKALLDAGHKAVGLCNVAIGFQRTFADWLGVDHERVALDHVGLNHLTWERAVRLDGVDVLPRILDEHGQALADRLRMPLDVVRRLGVVPSYYLRYYYAHDEVLREQLAEPSRAEQVSAMESDLLKMYADPALAEKPALLDQRGGAYYSEAAVQLVHALTADTGEVRVANVRNNGTLPFLPDEAVIEVPAHIGAHGATPLPVAAVEPLFSGLISHVTAYEELALDAALHGGVERVATALLAHPLVGQVSVAEELAGRLVAANRAHLWWAR
- a CDS encoding FG-GAP repeat domain-containing protein; translation: MRITSHPSGRTRLFRQTAALATAAALLGACGESAVGAPARPTGRPSVTSCVSTSGDLLADIDGDGVADRVSDPSHTGARLIVALGKETGYGTPAGVRKLVGGSGSGSGEEDVLAAVADFDGDGWMDLVVVATGKKQGDDAIEPTVAELVSGPFSASGRGQHTRHLDLGETRGVAVADYDHDAYPDLAVFSYAGDGVYQTQARLGSGDTGLADATAESGKYGVYADQTDDDTPSNLPSSGLSTFYPDC
- a CDS encoding carbohydrate ABC transporter permease, whose translation is MSTYPVTRLPLATAPLRARLRRNRLRVLLFLAPGLVGFAVFLVYPLVMTVWLSFTNSNMISPARFVGLRNYRYLLDGDPLIWHAIRNTGWLVVIMVPAQVLFALGVAMVTARLKAGASLFRTLFYLPALAPPVAATVAFVCMFNPNSGPMNRILGLLGIHGPLWFNSPDWSKPALTLLALWGSGTMMVIFLAALLEVPAELYEAAELDGAGSWQRFRYVTLPTISPVVLFATVTGVIAGLQYFTQAMVASQVANGNIQPAPGYPDGSTLTFPQQLYIAGFNQFHAGYACALAVVLFVVAMAFTVVLLRRASGFDIEEAPR
- a CDS encoding carbohydrate ABC transporter permease; the encoded protein is MTTTYAPAPARPARAASPHRAARGRASRRRKLVWIAEHAVAVGLACAFIGPIVFIFLTSVMTDGQSLTTNLWPHHWQWSNYRTVFSTAPVGTWLANTVLYAVAATAATLLSSVPIAYALARLRFRGRNAAFLCVITMMMLPPQVLVIPMYLMWARMHLTGTIWPLVLPSLFGDAFSVFLLRQFLLTVPEDYLNAARIDGCGELRVLTRVVLPMMRPALVAVGLFSFFNAWNDYYGPLIYTGETPAHWTLAVGLATFKTSHAVQWNLTMAATLIAMAPVIIVFFFAQKAFIEGVTLTGVKG
- a CDS encoding helix-turn-helix domain-containing protein — translated: MVRNPLTLLERQRGERFGALLRRARGERSMVEIAAAAGVSAETLRKIETGRAPTPAFFTVAALAAALGVSLDELAAACAQDAALEEPALSA